A region from the Xenopus laevis strain J_2021 chromosome 4S, Xenopus_laevis_v10.1, whole genome shotgun sequence genome encodes:
- the LOC108705946 gene encoding protein kinase C delta type-like translates to MSGYGAGVDWWAFAIILCQMAARRSPFHEGSTLLNIIESVTLKQPSIPEDISPDLKSLMQELFEKNPDKRLGTSGDIRKHPFYKSVDWAALENRKIPPPFKPQSQVLSPSVLWLEVYS, encoded by the exons ATGAGTGGATATGGCGCAGGAGTGGATTGGTGGGCATTTGCCATTATTCTGTGCCAAATGGCCGCCAGAAGATCTCCATTCCACGAAGGCTCGACACTGCTCAACATCATCGAATCAGTCACCTTGAAGCAGCCTTCCATTCCAGAGGATATCAGCCCTGATCTGAAAAGTCTGATGCAGGAG ctCTTTGAGAAGAATCCAGACAAGCGCCTGGGCACATCGGGGGATATAAGGAAACACCCGTTTTATAAATCGGTTGACTGGGCAGCGTTGGAGAACAGGAAGATTCCACCTCCTTTCAAGCCACAATCT CAGGTCCTTTCTCCTTCAGTGCTGTGGCTGGAGGTATATTCTTGA